Proteins from a genomic interval of Microbacterium phyllosphaerae:
- a CDS encoding PH domain-containing protein: MSTEPRPEAARTFRAASGPVSLVLCSLLALFLLGDAVVRAGWGQMLLLAPWVLLGLWVVYEIAFVSVVRVDDDGAVVQNMLRRTSFGWSRVRDIDLRWQLLFSLEDGSDLSCYGGPARARPVRRPTSGDDEAKAPAGLRELTEIRDRWQQAPATADAPLSRTWDAQALIALGVIVLWAVVSVVIANA, from the coding sequence GTGAGCACCGAACCTCGACCGGAGGCCGCACGGACTTTCCGTGCGGCCTCCGGGCCTGTCTCCCTCGTGCTCTGCTCTCTCCTGGCGCTCTTCCTTCTCGGCGACGCCGTCGTGCGTGCAGGGTGGGGTCAGATGCTCCTGCTCGCGCCGTGGGTGCTCCTCGGACTCTGGGTCGTCTACGAGATCGCCTTCGTGTCGGTGGTGCGAGTCGACGACGACGGCGCGGTCGTGCAGAACATGCTGCGCCGCACCTCATTCGGCTGGAGCCGGGTACGCGACATCGACCTGCGCTGGCAGCTGCTCTTCTCGCTCGAAGACGGCAGTGATCTCTCCTGCTACGGCGGACCCGCACGAGCGCGTCCGGTCCGTCGCCCCACGAGCGGTGACGACGAGGCGAAGGCTCCGGCCGGCCTACGGGAGCTGACCGAGATCCGCGACCGGTGGCAGCAGGCGCCGGCGACGGCGGATGCTCCGCTCAGCCGCACCTGGGACGCTCAGGCGCTGATCGCGCTCGGCGTCATCGTGCTCTGGGCCGTCGTGTCGGTCGTCATCGCGAACGCCTGA
- a CDS encoding CPBP family intramembrane glutamic endopeptidase encodes MTDADLSPAPSRSRLWWEIAIVLALGLGQSAVYAIVQLAYRLTDETPLADQTATLNPSRSDREIFDLIYQVLSIGFSLVPVLLVCFLLWQTSRPHLGRLGLDGTKIAADAGRGALLVLAIGIPGLGLYLVGRATGLFVAVDPAGLDAHWWTVPILLLAAARASLQEEFVVLGYLFARLKQLGWGPWTIILTTSLLRASYHLYQGPGAFIGNFAMGLLFGWLFQRSGRLMPFLVAHFLIDATVFVGYPWAAATWPDLFGLPG; translated from the coding sequence GTGACCGATGCCGACCTCTCCCCCGCCCCCTCACGCAGTCGTCTGTGGTGGGAGATCGCCATCGTGCTGGCTCTCGGTCTCGGGCAGTCCGCCGTGTACGCGATCGTGCAGCTGGCGTACCGCCTCACCGACGAGACGCCTCTGGCGGACCAGACGGCGACCCTGAACCCGTCCCGCAGCGACCGCGAGATCTTCGACCTCATCTACCAGGTGCTGTCGATCGGGTTCTCGCTGGTCCCCGTGCTTCTCGTGTGCTTCCTGCTCTGGCAGACGTCGCGGCCGCATCTGGGCAGATTGGGCCTCGACGGCACGAAGATCGCAGCGGATGCCGGACGAGGAGCGCTTCTGGTCCTCGCCATCGGCATCCCCGGCCTCGGCCTCTATCTGGTCGGCCGGGCGACCGGGCTCTTCGTCGCGGTCGACCCGGCGGGACTCGACGCCCACTGGTGGACGGTGCCGATCCTCCTCCTGGCGGCAGCGCGCGCCTCTCTGCAGGAGGAGTTCGTCGTTCTCGGGTATCTGTTCGCCCGGTTGAAGCAGCTCGGATGGGGTCCGTGGACCATCATCCTGACGACCTCGCTGCTGCGCGCGAGCTACCACCTCTACCAGGGCCCCGGGGCCTTCATCGGGAACTTCGCGATGGGCCTGCTGTTCGGCTGGCTGTTCCAGCGCAGCGGCCGGCTGATGCCGTTCCTCGTCGCGCACTTCCTGATCGACGCGACCGTGTTCGTCGGGTACCCGTGGGCCGCGGCGACGTGGCCGGACCTCTTCGGGCTCCCCGGCTGA
- the typA gene encoding translational GTPase TypA: MAHALRSDLRNVAIVAHVDHGKTTLVDAMLRQTGSFGEHAHVDERAMDSNDLEREKGITILAKNTAITYKGKHAQGKEITINVIDTPGHADFGGEVERGLSMVDGVVLLVDASEGPLPQTRFVLRKALESKLPVILLVNKTDRPDARIAEVEEEAHDLLLGLASDLVDDVPDLDVDALLDVPVVYASGRAGAASQNRPADGSLPDNDDLEPLFEAILEHVPAPAYDDEHPLQAWVTNLDSSPFLGRLALLRVFNGTLKKGQTVAWVRADGSTSNARITELLKTRALERYPADSAGPGDIVAIAGFENITIGETIADPEDVRPLPAITVDDPAISMTIGTNTSPLMGKVKGHKLTARMVKDRLDKELIGNVSLKVVDIGRPDAWEVQGRGELALAILVENMRREGFELTVGKPQVVTKKIDGKTYEPFEHLTIDTPEEHLGAITQLLANRKGRMENMTNHGTGWVRMEFIVPSRGLIGFRSEFLTTTRGTGIANAISHGYEPWAGSITTRQNGSIVADRQGVVTPFAMIALQERMSFFVQPTQEVYEGMVIGENSRADDMDVNITKEKKLTNMRAASSDTFESMTPPRQLTLEESLEFARDDECVEVTPEVVRIRKVNLDANTRARETARLKRQDASA, from the coding sequence ATGGCGCACGCCCTTCGCTCTGACCTCCGCAACGTCGCTATCGTCGCGCACGTCGACCACGGCAAGACCACTCTCGTCGACGCCATGCTGCGTCAGACGGGCTCGTTCGGCGAACACGCCCACGTCGATGAGCGCGCGATGGACTCGAACGACCTCGAGCGCGAGAAGGGCATCACGATCCTCGCCAAGAACACGGCGATCACCTACAAGGGCAAGCACGCTCAGGGCAAGGAGATCACGATCAACGTGATCGACACCCCTGGTCACGCCGACTTCGGCGGTGAGGTCGAGCGCGGCCTGTCGATGGTCGACGGCGTCGTCCTGCTCGTCGACGCGAGCGAGGGGCCGCTTCCGCAGACCCGCTTCGTGCTGCGCAAGGCTCTCGAGTCCAAGCTCCCCGTCATCCTCCTGGTCAACAAGACCGACCGCCCCGACGCTCGCATCGCCGAGGTCGAGGAGGAGGCGCACGATCTGCTCCTCGGACTCGCATCCGACCTCGTCGACGACGTGCCCGACCTCGACGTCGACGCTCTGCTCGACGTGCCGGTCGTCTACGCGTCCGGTCGTGCCGGAGCGGCATCGCAGAACCGTCCCGCCGACGGTTCGCTGCCCGACAACGACGACCTCGAGCCGCTCTTCGAGGCGATCCTCGAGCACGTCCCGGCTCCGGCGTACGACGACGAGCACCCGCTGCAGGCCTGGGTCACCAACCTCGACTCCAGCCCCTTCCTCGGCCGCCTCGCGCTGCTGCGCGTCTTCAACGGAACGCTGAAGAAGGGGCAGACCGTCGCCTGGGTCCGTGCCGACGGCTCGACCAGCAACGCGCGCATCACCGAGCTGCTCAAGACCCGTGCGCTCGAGCGCTACCCGGCCGACTCGGCAGGCCCCGGCGACATCGTCGCCATCGCCGGCTTCGAGAACATCACCATCGGTGAGACCATCGCCGACCCTGAGGACGTGCGCCCGCTTCCCGCGATCACGGTCGACGACCCCGCCATCTCGATGACGATCGGTACGAACACCTCGCCGCTCATGGGCAAGGTCAAGGGTCACAAGCTCACGGCTCGCATGGTCAAGGACCGTCTCGACAAGGAGCTGATCGGTAACGTCTCGCTCAAGGTCGTCGACATCGGACGCCCCGACGCATGGGAGGTGCAGGGCCGCGGTGAGCTGGCTCTCGCCATCCTCGTCGAGAACATGCGTCGCGAGGGCTTCGAGCTCACCGTCGGCAAGCCGCAGGTGGTCACGAAGAAGATCGACGGCAAGACGTACGAGCCGTTCGAGCACCTGACGATCGACACGCCGGAGGAGCACCTCGGCGCGATCACCCAGCTTCTCGCGAACCGCAAGGGACGCATGGAGAACATGACGAACCACGGCACCGGCTGGGTGCGCATGGAGTTCATCGTCCCGTCGCGCGGCCTCATCGGCTTCCGCAGCGAGTTCCTCACGACGACGCGCGGTACGGGCATCGCCAACGCGATCTCGCACGGGTACGAGCCGTGGGCGGGTTCGATCACGACGCGTCAGAACGGCTCGATCGTCGCCGACCGTCAGGGTGTCGTCACCCCGTTCGCGATGATCGCCCTGCAGGAGCGCATGTCGTTCTTCGTGCAGCCCACGCAGGAGGTCTACGAGGGCATGGTCATCGGCGAGAACTCCCGCGCCGACGACATGGACGTCAACATCACCAAGGAGAAGAAGCTCACCAACATGCGTGCGGCGAGCTCCGACACCTTCGAGTCGATGACGCCCCCGCGCCAGCTGACTCTCGAGGAGAGCCTCGAGTTCGCGCGTGACGACGAATGCGTCGAGGTCACGCCCGAGGTCGTCCGCATCCGCAAGGTGAACCTCGACGCGAACACCCGTGCGCGCGAGACCGCCCGTCTGAAGCGTCAGGACGCCAGCGCCTGA
- a CDS encoding HK97 gp10 family phage protein: MLQNTRALRRAHAAASARNAITARRPKMIFGTIAGAVLGLAVTVGVAAGPAAGAEMPDAVAEVTSFVTGGEPMAKIADDSAITIALAQDAVTAADALNAEVAASGLDLGADPASVQTAELTADVAHLSGDRASMSALLLSSLALETSTGTDDVIADTAALKKSLTAAQEKKAADDAAKAAAEKAAAEAAALAQANTPDGAKATARQMMADKYGWGDDQFSCLNSLWTKESGWNYQAYNASGGATGIPQALPGSKMASAGSDWQTNAATQIAWGLEYISSVYGAPCSAWGHSQASNWY, from the coding sequence ATGCTTCAGAACACCCGTGCTCTTCGGCGCGCCCACGCGGCGGCATCCGCTCGCAACGCGATCACGGCCCGCCGCCCCAAGATGATCTTCGGAACCATCGCCGGAGCCGTCCTCGGCCTCGCCGTCACCGTCGGCGTGGCCGCAGGTCCCGCGGCGGGAGCCGAGATGCCCGACGCCGTCGCCGAGGTCACCTCCTTCGTGACCGGCGGCGAGCCGATGGCGAAGATCGCCGATGACTCGGCGATCACGATCGCACTCGCGCAGGATGCCGTCACCGCGGCGGACGCGCTCAACGCGGAGGTCGCGGCCTCCGGGCTCGATCTCGGCGCGGACCCCGCGTCGGTCCAGACAGCCGAGCTCACTGCGGACGTCGCGCACCTGAGTGGCGATCGCGCATCGATGTCGGCGCTGCTGCTCTCGAGCCTCGCCCTGGAGACGTCGACGGGAACCGACGACGTCATCGCCGACACGGCCGCGCTGAAGAAGTCGCTGACCGCGGCCCAGGAGAAGAAGGCCGCCGATGATGCCGCGAAGGCCGCCGCGGAGAAGGCCGCCGCCGAGGCTGCCGCGCTCGCCCAGGCCAACACCCCCGACGGGGCCAAGGCCACCGCGCGCCAGATGATGGCCGACAAGTACGGCTGGGGCGACGATCAGTTCTCCTGCCTGAACTCGCTGTGGACCAAGGAGTCCGGCTGGAACTACCAGGCGTACAACGCGTCGGGTGGAGCGACCGGCATCCCGCAGGCGCTTCCTGGCAGCAAGATGGCTTCGGCGGGCAGTGACTGGCAGACGAACGCCGCCACGCAGATCGCCTGGGGTCTGGAGTACATCTCCTCCGTCTATGGAGCGCCCTGCAGCGCCTGGGGCCACTCGCAGGCGTCGAACTGGTACTGA
- the glsA gene encoding glutaminase A: MDVAALSGIPQQVSTGTLPGWDSVEDHVREAHRRYAGNTDGAVADYIPVLAEVDPELFGLAVIQVDGGLHDAGDAQHPFSIQSISKMFVYALAIQEHGHERVREIVGVNNTGLAFNSLMALELNGGHPMNPMVNAGAIATTGLMPGATAVEQWERVREGLSAFAGRHLSLDGVVYASEAETNERNRAMGWLLRSYGRLDGDPDEVVDVYTRQCALSVTAHDLAVMGATLADGGVNPITGERVVSAEVCRDTLAVTASTGLYEASGEWLFEIGLPAKSGVAGGIVAVAPGKGAVAGFSPRLDGAGNSIRSQLAIGHLSRALGLNLFASAPAQTRTAD, encoded by the coding sequence ATGGACGTCGCGGCGTTGTCGGGCATCCCGCAGCAGGTGTCGACCGGAACGCTCCCGGGGTGGGACAGCGTCGAGGATCACGTCCGCGAGGCGCACCGGCGGTACGCCGGGAACACCGACGGGGCCGTGGCTGATTACATCCCGGTGCTCGCCGAGGTCGACCCCGAGCTGTTCGGCCTCGCCGTGATCCAGGTGGACGGTGGGCTCCACGACGCGGGTGACGCGCAGCATCCGTTTTCGATCCAGTCGATCTCGAAGATGTTCGTCTACGCCCTCGCCATCCAGGAGCACGGTCACGAGCGAGTGCGGGAGATCGTGGGTGTCAACAACACCGGCCTCGCCTTCAACTCGCTGATGGCTCTCGAGCTCAACGGCGGACACCCCATGAATCCGATGGTCAACGCCGGCGCGATCGCGACGACGGGGCTCATGCCGGGGGCGACCGCGGTGGAGCAGTGGGAGCGCGTGCGAGAGGGGCTGTCGGCGTTCGCCGGTCGCCACCTCAGCCTCGACGGCGTGGTCTACGCCTCCGAGGCCGAGACGAACGAGCGCAACCGCGCGATGGGATGGCTGCTGCGCAGCTACGGTCGGCTCGACGGCGACCCGGATGAGGTCGTCGACGTCTACACGCGTCAGTGCGCGCTGAGTGTGACGGCGCACGATCTCGCGGTGATGGGGGCGACGCTGGCCGACGGCGGTGTGAATCCCATCACGGGTGAGCGGGTGGTCTCCGCCGAGGTCTGCCGCGACACCCTCGCGGTCACGGCCTCGACGGGCCTCTACGAAGCATCGGGGGAGTGGCTCTTCGAGATCGGGCTCCCGGCCAAGTCGGGGGTGGCGGGCGGCATCGTCGCCGTCGCACCGGGCAAGGGCGCGGTCGCCGGATTCTCTCCCCGTCTCGACGGCGCAGGCAACTCGATCCGCTCCCAGCTGGCGATCGGTCATCTGTCCCGCGCACTGGGGCTCAACCTGTTCGCCTCTGCCCCCGCGCAGACGCGAACCGCGGACTGA
- a CDS encoding MFS transporter: MTHTAATATKTSWMPLVSLFLAQVLMSFNVAALPISLGGMVSEFGVPPTVASTTIVMYGLAVAALVMTGAKLGQRVGWVLIFRVVIVLFAASSVLMIVSPSVGWAIAGQAVAGAAAAIIVPSIVALIAENYRGAQQATAIGAIGSARAISGVTAFLIGGTLGTLVGWRPMFFIVFGIAVVVFAFSFTLRGDRGDASIRIDLVASLLIGAAIVLLTLGFNNLNGWGAVAATDAAPFSILGLSPAPAFIVVGIVLGQIFFVWTRRRMAEGKVPLIDLSVLDSSKERAAVYAMFIVVALEACVNFTIPLYIQIVQGRTPFDTSLAMMPFNLTVFITATLVVRFYKRYPPRVIGVFGFILTTVALVWLSFVVNNNWETLPTILGLIVFGIGQGALVTLVFNVLVTAAPAELAGDVGSLRGTTQNLASAVGTALAGALLVSLLGLSIGRAVVEHPELPPALVAQVDMDNLNFVSNDDLRAALEQTDATPDQIDAAVAVNEESRLGTLRLGLLLLAGLSAVAILPASRLPKYKPEEIPDPSPTPAGD; encoded by the coding sequence ATGACACACACCGCCGCCACGGCCACCAAGACATCGTGGATGCCGCTGGTCAGTCTCTTCCTCGCCCAGGTGCTCATGTCGTTCAACGTGGCGGCACTGCCGATCTCGCTGGGCGGCATGGTGAGCGAGTTCGGGGTGCCGCCCACGGTCGCGAGCACCACCATCGTCATGTACGGGCTCGCGGTCGCGGCACTGGTGATGACCGGTGCGAAGCTGGGGCAGCGCGTCGGCTGGGTGCTCATCTTCCGTGTCGTCATCGTGCTCTTCGCCGCGTCATCGGTGCTGATGATCGTGTCTCCGAGCGTGGGGTGGGCCATCGCCGGCCAGGCGGTCGCGGGAGCCGCCGCCGCCATCATCGTCCCGTCGATCGTGGCGCTGATCGCCGAGAACTATCGAGGTGCGCAGCAGGCGACCGCGATCGGTGCGATCGGCTCCGCCCGTGCGATCTCGGGCGTGACGGCGTTCCTCATCGGCGGAACGCTCGGCACGCTCGTCGGCTGGCGTCCGATGTTCTTCATCGTCTTCGGCATCGCGGTGGTGGTCTTCGCCTTCAGCTTCACGCTGCGCGGAGACCGCGGAGACGCCTCGATCCGCATCGATCTGGTCGCCTCGCTGCTCATCGGCGCCGCGATCGTGCTGCTGACGCTCGGTTTCAACAACCTGAACGGATGGGGAGCTGTCGCGGCCACGGATGCGGCGCCGTTCAGCATCCTGGGGCTGTCGCCCGCGCCCGCGTTCATCGTCGTGGGCATCGTGCTCGGCCAGATCTTCTTCGTGTGGACCCGGCGCCGGATGGCCGAGGGCAAGGTGCCTCTGATCGACCTCAGTGTGCTCGACTCGTCGAAGGAGCGGGCGGCGGTGTACGCGATGTTCATCGTCGTGGCTCTCGAAGCGTGCGTGAACTTCACGATCCCGCTGTACATCCAGATCGTGCAGGGACGCACGCCGTTCGACACCTCGCTCGCGATGATGCCGTTCAACCTCACCGTCTTCATCACCGCGACGCTCGTGGTGCGCTTCTACAAGCGTTACCCGCCGCGCGTGATCGGGGTCTTCGGATTCATCCTCACGACGGTCGCGCTCGTGTGGCTCTCGTTTGTCGTGAACAACAACTGGGAGACGCTTCCCACGATCCTGGGACTGATCGTCTTCGGCATCGGGCAGGGCGCCCTGGTGACCCTGGTCTTCAACGTGCTGGTGACGGCGGCGCCCGCCGAACTCGCGGGCGACGTCGGATCGCTCCGCGGAACGACGCAGAATCTCGCGTCCGCGGTCGGAACCGCACTGGCCGGGGCGTTGCTCGTCTCGCTGCTCGGTCTGAGCATCGGGCGCGCCGTCGTGGAGCACCCCGAGCTGCCGCCCGCCCTGGTGGCGCAGGTCGACATGGACAACCTGAACTTCGTCAGCAACGACGACCTCCGTGCGGCGCTCGAGCAGACGGACGCGACCCCCGATCAGATCGACGCCGCGGTGGCGGTGAACGAGGAATCGCGACTGGGCACTCTCCGCCTCGGACTGCTGCTGCTCGCGGGTCTCAGCGCGGTGGCGATCCTCCCGGCGTCCCGTCTGCCGAAGTACAAGCCGGAGGAGATTCCCGACCCGTCGCCCACGCCGGCCGGGGACTGA
- a CDS encoding helix-turn-helix domain-containing protein, whose translation MDDLRTRIARTLRRERETAGLSVSELARRAGISKATVSQLESGSGNPSVETLWALGVALGVPFAVLVDQQANAPTLIRADDLAGVPSAAAAYSATLLAASPPGARRDIYVIKAEPGDPRRSDPHHPGTTEHVILLSGQAHIGPVGDPVLLNPGDYLSYAGDAPHVFEATVPGTSAVLISELR comes from the coding sequence ATGGACGACCTCCGCACCCGCATCGCCCGCACCCTGCGCAGAGAGAGGGAGACGGCCGGGTTGTCGGTCTCCGAGCTCGCCCGTCGAGCAGGCATCTCGAAGGCGACGGTCTCACAGCTCGAGTCGGGGTCAGGTAACCCGAGTGTCGAGACGCTGTGGGCTCTCGGCGTCGCGCTGGGCGTCCCGTTCGCCGTCCTCGTCGACCAGCAGGCCAACGCACCGACGCTGATCCGCGCCGACGATCTCGCCGGTGTGCCGTCCGCGGCGGCGGCGTACAGCGCCACGCTGCTCGCTGCGAGCCCGCCCGGCGCACGTCGGGACATCTACGTCATCAAGGCGGAACCCGGAGATCCACGACGCTCGGATCCTCACCACCCCGGAACGACCGAGCACGTCATCCTCCTCTCCGGGCAGGCGCACATCGGACCGGTGGGCGACCCCGTGCTGTTGAACCCGGGTGACTACCTCTCGTATGCCGGAGATGCACCGCACGTGTTCGAGGCCACGGTGCCCGGCACCAGCGCGGTGCTGATCTCCGAGCTGCGCTGA
- a CDS encoding AzlC family ABC transporter permease, whose translation MSAEREVWREALGVVLATSAYGISFGALAVASGLDVWQSCVLSLLMFTGGSQFAFVGVFAAGGVAALPSAIASAALLGVRNVAYGMRMSPIVGTTTARRVAAAHFTIDESTAVAISQSDPRLRQIGFWVTGIGIFAGWNVTTLIGALVGDVLGDPKTWGLDAAAAAAFLALLWPRLKQRQAIAVGVAAAVVAASLTPFIMPGLPVLVAALVAIVVGWFNWLGRDAPVGEQNSEGER comes from the coding sequence GTGAGCGCCGAGCGCGAAGTCTGGCGTGAGGCGCTCGGAGTCGTGCTCGCGACCAGCGCGTACGGGATCTCCTTCGGAGCGTTGGCCGTGGCATCCGGTCTCGATGTCTGGCAGTCCTGCGTCCTCAGCCTGCTGATGTTCACGGGCGGCTCGCAGTTCGCCTTCGTCGGCGTCTTCGCCGCCGGGGGAGTCGCCGCCCTTCCGTCGGCGATCGCGTCAGCCGCACTGCTCGGGGTGCGCAACGTCGCCTACGGCATGCGGATGTCGCCGATCGTCGGCACGACCACGGCGAGGAGGGTCGCCGCGGCGCACTTCACGATCGACGAGTCGACCGCCGTGGCGATATCGCAGAGTGATCCACGGCTCCGTCAGATCGGATTCTGGGTCACGGGAATCGGCATCTTCGCAGGGTGGAATGTCACCACCCTGATCGGTGCGCTCGTCGGCGACGTGCTCGGCGATCCGAAGACCTGGGGGCTGGATGCGGCGGCAGCGGCGGCCTTCCTCGCTCTGCTGTGGCCTCGGCTCAAGCAGCGTCAGGCGATCGCCGTCGGGGTGGCCGCAGCGGTGGTGGCCGCATCGCTCACGCCGTTCATCATGCCGGGTCTGCCGGTGCTGGTCGCCGCGCTCGTGGCGATCGTCGTCGGATGGTTCAACTGGCTCGGGCGAGACGCGCCGGTCGGCGAGCAGAACTCGGAGGGGGAGAGATGA
- a CDS encoding AzlD domain-containing protein, whose amino-acid sequence MSVWSAILLAALICLALKAVGYLVPAKVLEAPRPARISDLLTVALLAALVAVQTLGAGQAVIVDARVPALLVAAGLLWLRQSFLVVVFAAAAVAALLRLLGLTA is encoded by the coding sequence ATGAGCGTCTGGAGCGCGATCCTGCTGGCGGCACTGATCTGCCTCGCCCTCAAAGCCGTCGGATACCTCGTTCCAGCCAAGGTGCTGGAGGCGCCTCGACCCGCACGCATCTCGGATCTGCTCACCGTCGCTCTCCTCGCGGCTCTGGTCGCGGTGCAGACCCTCGGCGCGGGCCAGGCCGTGATCGTCGATGCGCGGGTGCCTGCCCTGCTCGTCGCCGCGGGACTGCTGTGGCTGCGGCAGTCGTTCCTCGTCGTGGTCTTCGCCGCAGCCGCGGTGGCCGCCCTGCTGCGTCTGCTCGGCCTGACCGCCTGA
- a CDS encoding histidinol dehydrogenase, with protein MRIGWISRVLSWIAAALVGGVFGVAGTIGHSLMWGPIPVGLIVGAIACGAILVAIRALTHDRGATLAAGLGMVGMLLLISGVGPGGSVVVEDTLSGRIWIYLVAGLVLLAVAWPSFSRLPVRTVAAERDAAPAPAPITEVPGVTRETRLGDRTGRES; from the coding sequence GTGCGTATCGGATGGATCTCCCGGGTGCTCTCCTGGATCGCCGCGGCTCTGGTCGGCGGTGTCTTCGGCGTCGCCGGCACGATCGGCCACAGTCTCATGTGGGGTCCGATCCCGGTGGGGCTGATCGTGGGTGCGATCGCGTGCGGCGCGATCCTCGTGGCGATTCGCGCCCTCACTCACGATCGAGGAGCGACGCTCGCCGCGGGGCTCGGAATGGTCGGGATGCTGCTTCTCATCTCGGGGGTCGGCCCCGGAGGTTCTGTGGTCGTCGAAGACACGCTCAGCGGTCGCATCTGGATCTATCTGGTCGCCGGCCTCGTGCTGCTGGCCGTGGCCTGGCCGTCTTTCTCGCGTCTCCCGGTGCGTACCGTCGCCGCAGAGCGCGACGCAGCGCCGGCGCCGGCTCCCATCACGGAGGTGCCGGGCGTGACCCGTGAGACCCGCCTGGGCGATCGGACGGGTCGCGAGTCGTAG
- the fdxA gene encoding ferredoxin, with amino-acid sequence MTYVIALPCVDVKDRACIDECPVDCIYEGERSLYIHPDECVDCGACEPVCPVEAIYYEDDLPDEWQDYYKANVEFFDEVGSPGGAAKVGVIAHDHPIIAALPPQGE; translated from the coding sequence GTGACGTATGTGATCGCCCTCCCGTGCGTCGATGTCAAGGATCGCGCCTGCATCGACGAGTGCCCCGTTGACTGTATCTACGAGGGCGAACGCTCGCTGTACATCCACCCCGACGAGTGCGTCGACTGCGGGGCCTGCGAGCCGGTCTGCCCGGTCGAGGCGATCTACTACGAGGATGACCTGCCGGACGAGTGGCAGGACTACTACAAGGCCAACGTCGAGTTCTTCGACGAGGTCGGATCTCCCGGCGGTGCGGCCAAGGTCGGCGTCATCGCGCACGACCACCCGATCATCGCCGCCCTGCCGCCTCAGGGCGAGTAG
- the dapC gene encoding succinyldiaminopimelate transaminase gives MSVRDLADYPWDAVVPYRERAALHPHGIVDLSVGSPVDPTPALIRRALAEATDAHAYPQTVGTPVLREAIVDWYARRRGVPDLTVANVLPTIGSKELVALLPTLLGLGEGDIVVHPRIAYPTYEVGARVVGATPLAADDPAEWPEGTKLVWINTPGNPDGRTWTVDELAVAVRRARELGAVLASDECYAELGWDGRWASEPIPSILDPRVTDGSRANLLSVYSLSKQSNLAGYRAAFVAGCARIVGELLTARKHLGLMPPEPVQHAMAVALGDDEHVAAQKELYRQRRDTLRPALEAAGFRIDGSEAGLYLWATEGQDAWASIARLADLGILAGPGPFYGPYSTQHVRLALTAPSERIAEGARRLHAQAL, from the coding sequence GTGAGCGTCCGCGACCTCGCCGACTACCCCTGGGATGCGGTCGTCCCGTACCGTGAGCGCGCCGCGTTGCACCCGCACGGGATCGTCGATCTCTCCGTCGGCTCGCCCGTCGATCCGACACCCGCGCTGATCCGTCGGGCACTGGCCGAGGCGACCGATGCGCACGCCTACCCGCAGACGGTCGGCACGCCGGTGCTTCGCGAAGCGATCGTCGACTGGTACGCGCGCCGCAGGGGAGTGCCCGACCTCACGGTTGCCAACGTGCTCCCGACGATCGGATCCAAAGAGCTCGTCGCCCTGCTCCCGACGCTTCTCGGGCTCGGCGAGGGTGACATCGTCGTGCATCCTCGCATCGCCTACCCGACGTACGAGGTGGGCGCTCGAGTGGTCGGCGCGACGCCCCTGGCCGCGGATGACCCGGCCGAATGGCCCGAGGGCACCAAGCTCGTCTGGATCAACACGCCGGGCAACCCCGACGGGCGCACCTGGACGGTCGACGAGCTCGCCGTGGCGGTCCGTCGGGCTCGTGAGCTCGGAGCGGTGCTCGCCAGTGACGAGTGCTACGCCGAGCTCGGCTGGGACGGTCGTTGGGCGAGCGAGCCCATTCCGTCGATCCTCGATCCGCGTGTGACGGACGGCAGCAGGGCGAACCTGCTCAGCGTCTACTCGCTGAGCAAGCAGTCGAACCTCGCGGGTTACCGCGCGGCTTTCGTGGCCGGGTGCGCGCGCATCGTCGGTGAACTGCTCACGGCGCGCAAGCACCTGGGACTGATGCCGCCCGAGCCCGTGCAGCACGCGATGGCCGTCGCCCTGGGCGACGATGAGCACGTCGCGGCGCAGAAGGAGCTGTACCGCCAACGGCGCGACACTCTTCGTCCAGCCCTCGAGGCCGCGGGCTTCCGCATCGACGGCTCCGAAGCGGGGCTGTACCTGTGGGCGACCGAGGGGCAGGACGCCTGGGCGAGCATCGCGAGGCTCGCCGATCTCGGCATCCTCGCAGGCCCCGGCCCCTTCTACGGCCCGTACTCGACCCAGCACGTGCGTCTCGCTCTGACCGCTCCGTCTGAGCGGATCGCCGAGGGCGCTCGTCGCCTGCACGCCCAGGCTCTGTAG